One window of the Halictus rubicundus isolate RS-2024b chromosome 6, iyHalRubi1_principal, whole genome shotgun sequence genome contains the following:
- the Tara gene encoding SERTA domain-containing protein 2 taranis — translation MWCDVGQSCAMMGLQATAGKRKLEGGVGCMEFDMDMGESPSKLGRVEGSWWAMEDSYTPPLSQTPASYYEMEVSPPCLQINPCQPTSASQQQQQHQQQQQQQHQTSQQQQQQQQQQQQQQQQQQQQQQQQQQQQQQQHPTTPSSAPPPSTVAHLHHHPQHYYHHQRGPSSPVGNNGYSQLSRPQPQWGAPHHYEPPTIRREENGKSYLELGSSYRANERCCEGSRSSWCRRGRACYRQKRLAVLNISMCKLARYRQFPDPSLHRSVLICNTLRHLEREMERDRSPPPMEPVIPAPIAQLQPPEQGRLTPFPMPPTSSNETDVDSGIGDSDDSRSINWGSVLSLSSQSPLDPLNNNELLDVDIGPDLDLDFMPGWKLTPLSADDILRSTTAQEQQHQQHQQHHQQQQHLAPASGSCASSNIGSACVTTGNSSSTHESLMCVGS, via the coding sequence AGTTGTGCAATGATGGGTCTGCAGGCCACGGCAGGAAAACGTAAACTGGAGGGAGGTGTGGGCTGCATGGAGTTCGACATGGACATGGGCGAGAGCCCATCGAAGTTAGGCCGGGTGGAGGGTAGCTGGTGGGCGATGGAGGATAGTTATACGCCCCCGCTAAGCCAGACACCGGCGTCATACTACGAGATGGAAGTGAGTCCGCCTTGCCTGCAGATAAATCCTTGTCAGCCGACGTCGGCAagtcagcagcagcagcagcatcaacaacagcagcagcagcaacaccAGACgtcgcagcagcagcagcagcaacagcagcagcagcaacagcagcagcagcagcaacagcaacagcagcagcagcagcagcaacagcagcagcaacagcatcCTACGACGCCTAGCTCGGCGCCGCCGCCTTCGACGGTGGCGCATCTGCATCATCATCCCCAGCATTACTACCATCATCAGCGCGGTCCGAGCAGTCCGGTTGGCAACAATGGCTACAGCCAATTGTCCAGGCCGCAGCCTCAATGGGGTGCGCCTCACCATTACGAGCCGCCGACGATACGGCGAGAGGAGAACGGCAAGAGTTATCTGGAGCTTGGCTCGAGTTACCGGGCGAACGAGAGGTGCTGCGAGGGCTCGAGGTCGAGCTGGTGTCGGCGCGGCAGAGCCTGCTACAGACAGAAGCGGCTAGCCGTCCTGAACATCTCGATGTGCAAGTTGGCGAGGTACCGTCAGTTCCCGGACCCGAGCCTGCACCGTTCCGTTCTCATTTGCAACACGCTCAGGCACCTCGAACGGGAGATGGAGAGGGACAGAAGTCCGCCGCCCATGGAGCCGGTGATACCGGCGCCGATCGCCCAACTCCAGCCGCCCGAGCAGGGCAGGCTAACGCCTTTTCCGATGCCGCCGACCTCCTCGAACGAGACCGACGTCGACTCCGGGATCGGCGACAGCGACGACAGTCGCTCGATCAACTGGGGCAGCGTGCTATCCCTCTCGAGTCAGTCGCCCCTCGACCCGCTGAACAACAACGAACTGTTGGACGTGGACATCGGGCCGGACCTAGACCTGGACTTCATGCCCGGATGGAAGCTGACCCCACTCTCCGCGGACGACATCCTCAGGAGTACAACGGCGCAGGAACAGCAACACCAACAACACCAACAGCACCACCAACAGCAGCAACACTTAGCGCCGGCAAGCGGTAGCTGCGCGAGCAGCAACATCGGCAGCGCCTGCGTCACCACCGGAAACAGCAGTAGTACGCACGAGTCGTTGATGTGCGTTGGATCATAG
- the LOC143355327 gene encoding uncharacterized protein LOC143355327: protein MKIVCAAKNCKYSSETEDSTHVIFINFPNDDMSKIWAHHSGRTDLLAKSNEELHLNYYVCSHHIEDHYYLNKTEPIIIDQHAVPTLFGSDDIAKRNVQNMFVRNEQIEITDNVELTDCDVDVEMDQYQDINTRFSNLCRICGESCLDGIEIFTEKGIELKIREKMSLHLPINPSLEDLMPQKICSNCYDNLETAHLLVTTSLKTDMRLRKFLNIKEGLSYYDNKYNEIVKTCSSEVINEMYMNRTIHTMSIELSPNEGEEVIMNQDVPAKLSYPEDIVLKKASSSNNIRKEMQSELNRLIESYSDAQNHIANGINEIASLHCKDTFKTRAMFENQKILCDEDEIIVQKQKELSGSINANESLVLLNCKPFHEENYEITDKQPATEVDCNVNKNTDNFNIIAMAETNKKCGHCQSIYSTKKELLNHIAKRHESQLLFACIICDKNYEKWSSLDVHEATHRTDKPYLCDLCGKSFKHSNNLRGHKRTHLDDSKKKRHACEICGNAFRSRFHLGEHMNQHNDHKPYFCEKCGKAFYKRIQLRQHRLSHGMNKHVCPICGASFNRKGNMNTHLKRHSNDSGMYTCSICTCKCKSMSELKLHRKKHTEEDIMESIKKKHSDQTEWQCKTCSQMFTNRTDFLNHVRLHKGERTRVECDTCGKQLASKNSLIYHKKSMHSKERPHMCQYCGDSFVSKEARLIHERIHTGERPYVCKICKMEYKCSSNLNQHMKIHSDVKPHRCTYCGKSFTRKGALAVHLRIHTGEKPFPCEICGRRFSQKNDMLKHTKTHHAKMLHCEKCDEVFAKKKDILKHLSVHKQSDLID, encoded by the exons atgaaaatagttTGTGCTGCAAAGAATTGTAAATACTCTTCAGAAACTGAAGACTCGACAcacgttatttttattaatttcccgAACGATGATAT GTCTAAAATATGGGCACACCATTCTGGCAGAACAGACCTTTTAGCAAAGTCTAACGAAGAATTACATTTAAATTACTACGTATGTTCTCATCACATTGAAGACCATTACTATTTGAACAAAACTGAACCTATTATAATAGACCAACATGCTGTTCCTACATTATTCGGATCAGACGATATAGCGAAaagaaatgtacaaaatatGTTTGTTAGAAACGAGCAAATTGAAATAACAGACAATGTTGAGTTAACAGATTGTGATGTAGATGTTGAGATGGACCAGTATCAAGATATCAACACAAGGTTTTCCAATTTATGTAGAATATGTGGCGAATCATGTTTGGATGGTATAGAGATCTTCACTGAGAAAGGCatagaattaaaaataagagaaaaaatgAGTTTACACTTGCCAATAAATCCCAGTTTAGAAGACTTAATGCCGCAAAAAATATGTAGCAATTGTTATGATAATTTGGAAACAGCTCATTTATTAGTTACGACATCTTTAAAGACCGATATGAGATTGCGAAAGTTTCTAAATATCAAGGAAGGA TTAAGTTATTATGACAATAAATACAatgaaatagtaaaaacatGTTCTTCGGAAGTGATAAATGAGATGTACATGAACAGAACAATCCATACTATGTCTATAGAATTATCACCTAATGAAGGAGAAGAAGTAATAATGAATCAGGATGTGCCCGCAAAATTGAGTTATCCGGAGGATATTGTTCTAAAGAAAGCTAGCTCTTCAAACAACATAAGAAAAGAAATGCAATCTGAATTAAATAGACTTATTGAATCGTACAGTGATGCACAAAATCATATAGCAAACGGTATTAACGAGATTGCATCATTACACTGTAAAGATACATTTAAAACTCGAGCAATGTTTGAGAATCAGAAGATATTGTGCGACGAAGATGAGATAATTGTACAGAAGCAGAAAGAATTATCTGGTAGTATAAACGCTAATGAATCATTAGTGCTTTTAAATTGCAAACCTTTTCATGAAGAAAATTACGAAATCACGGATAAACAGCCTGCAACAGAAGTTGACTGCAATGTTAATAAAAATACCgataatttcaatattattgCAATGgcggaaacaaataaaaaatgtggtCACTGTCAGTCCATTTATAGCACCAAAAAAGAACTATTAAATCACATCGCAAAACGTCACGAAAGTCAACTGTTATTCGCGTGCATTATCTGcgataaaaattatgaaaaatggtCGAGTTTAGACGTTCACGAAGCTACGCATAGGACAGATAAACCGTATCTGTGTGATTTATGTGGAAAGAGTTTTAAGCACTCCAATAATCTGAGGGGTCACAAGAGAACCCATTTAGACGACTCGAAAAAGAAACGACACGCCTGTGAAATTTGTGGGAACGCGTTTAGGTCTAG ATTTCACTTGGGAGAACACATGAATCAGCACAATGACCACAAACCATACTTTTGCGAAAAGTGTGGAAAAGCTTTTTACAAGAGGATACAATTAAGGCAACACAGACTATCTCATGGAATGAATAAACATGTTTGTCCAATATGTGGAGCATCTTTCAATCGGAAAGGAAATATGAATACTCACCTCAAAAGACATAGCAACGATAGTGGAATGTACACTTGTAGT ATTTGCACGTGCAAATGCAAATCGATGAGCGAATTAAAATTGCATCGGAAGAAACATACGGAGGAAGATATTATggaaagtattaaaaaaaaacactcTGATCAAACAGAATGGCAATGCAAAACTTGTAGTCAGATGTTCACCAATCGAACTGATTTTTTAAACCACGTACGCTTGCATAAAGGAGAAAGAACGAGAGTTGAATGTGATACTTGTGGCAAACAGTTGGCTAGTAAAAATTCTTTAATTTACCATAAGAAATCTATGCATTCCAAGGAGAGGCCGCACATGTGTCAATATTGCGGGGACTCGTTCGTTTCCAAAGAGGCACGTCTCATTCACGAAAGGATCCACACTGGAGAACGTCCTTACGTTTGCAAAATATGCAAAATGGAATACAAGTGTTCCAGCAATCTCAATCAGCATATGAAAATTCATTCGGATGTTAAACCCCATAGGTGTACATATtgcggtaaaagtttcacaCGCAAGGGAGCGCTAGCTGTTCATCTAAGAATCCATACAGGCGAAAAACCCTTTCCCTGCGAAATTTGCGgcagaagattttcgcaaaagaaCGATATGTTGAAACATACGAAAACGCATCACGCGAAAATGTTGCATTGCGAGAAATGCGACGAAGTTTTCGCGAAAAAGAAAGACATTTTAAAGCACCTCTCGGTGCATAAACAAAGTGACCTTATAGATTAA
- the LOC143355330 gene encoding actin maturation protease, producing the protein MPAPPPPLPSLPEAPMCEKTEVSDADSLPSWAKITLTSAEAEIEKLIARNELKDAEVTYFCQVEPILQDGPQCGLVALAMASQEYTKPVSVSQLLAEARVRGFTQHGEVYSVDFMGTLAAEYLPDHRPDILVDLQQCPDTLTHALAHGAMVLIPYDSDFNHAPCLKRGHKAHWALLVGLISSRQGYHVLARHGKSRHLACWPLRDLIESNGNLEEEGTARHAGGYVIPKGGVGGQRGLRGRALALHPYI; encoded by the exons ATGCCAGCACCACCTCCGCCTCTCCCAAGCTTGCCAGAGGCACCTATGTGTGAAAAAACAGAAGTGAGCGATGCGGATTCCCTGCCTTCTTGGGCCAAGATTACCCTTACTTCTGCGGAAGCAGAGATCGAAAAGCTAATCGCTCGAAACGAGCTAAAGGATGCAGAAGTAACATATTTTTGTCAAGTTGAACCAATTTTGCAAGACGGGCCACA ATGTGGTTTGGTGGCACTTGCTATGGCATCGCAGGAGTACACAAAACCTGTCTCCGTGAGCCAACTTCTAGCAGAAGCTCGTGTGAGAGGCTTCACGCAACACGGGGAAGTATACAGCGTTGATTTCATGGGCACATTAGCAGCAGAATATTTACCCGATCACAGACCAGACATTTTAGTAGATCTGCAACAATGCCCGGACACTTTGACTCACGCTTTAGCTCACGGGGCTATGGTATTGATCCCATACGATTCTGATTTCAACCATGCTCCCTGCTTAAAAAGAGGCCATAAAGCCCACTGGGCATTACTCGTGGGTCTAATTTCATCTAG ACAAGGCTATCATGTCCTAGCACGCCATGGAAAATCACGTCACTTAGCTTGCTGGCCGCTACGCGATTTGATCGAAAGTAATGGGAATTTGGAAGAGGAAGGGACAGCCAGACATGCTGGAGGATATGTTATACCAAAGGGTGGAGTCGGAGGACAAAGAGGTCTGCGCGGTAGGGCACTGGCGTTACATCCATACATATAA